In Anaerobacillus isosaccharinicus, one genomic interval encodes:
- the sppA gene encoding signal peptide peptidase SppA: MSSKRWIALGLAFALFFLSIAVSTFTSGAAGQWSGWFAMDDEEVWLEKTIEKGNGKGKIAVLNVNGVIQEGYDAPSLFETVTYNHRHFLSMLRHASEDPQVDGMIIRVNSPGGGVVESAEIHDLILEIQEDYRKPIYVSMASLAASGGYYIAAPADKIFANEATITGSLGVIMQTINVSELAEKYGVKTETIKSGPYKDIMSSMREMTDTERVILQSMIDDSYEKFVDVIANGRNMERDKVKTLADGRIYSGKQALELGLVDDLGNMDYVIDVLREDIGRGELDVIKYEVPFSFPGFLTMTTQNLVLRQQDPLGLKQLLRYSNSPSLMYLYNMD; encoded by the coding sequence ATGAGTAGTAAACGATGGATTGCATTAGGTTTAGCCTTCGCTCTTTTCTTTCTTTCTATTGCAGTAAGTACATTTACTTCAGGAGCAGCCGGACAATGGTCAGGTTGGTTTGCAATGGATGATGAGGAAGTATGGCTCGAAAAAACCATTGAAAAAGGAAATGGTAAAGGGAAAATTGCTGTATTAAATGTTAATGGCGTCATTCAAGAGGGATATGATGCACCCTCCCTTTTTGAAACTGTTACTTATAATCATCGACATTTCTTATCAATGTTACGACATGCAAGTGAGGATCCTCAAGTAGATGGTATGATCATAAGAGTCAATTCACCAGGTGGTGGTGTGGTTGAAAGTGCTGAAATCCATGATTTGATATTAGAAATTCAAGAAGACTACCGAAAGCCAATTTACGTTTCAATGGCGAGTTTAGCTGCTTCAGGTGGGTATTATATTGCTGCACCAGCAGATAAAATTTTTGCTAACGAAGCGACAATAACTGGTTCATTAGGCGTTATTATGCAAACAATTAATGTTAGTGAACTTGCCGAAAAATACGGTGTCAAAACTGAAACGATTAAGAGTGGACCATACAAAGATATAATGTCTTCAATGCGAGAAATGACAGATACAGAAAGGGTCATCTTACAATCAATGATTGATGATTCTTATGAAAAGTTTGTCGATGTCATTGCAAACGGCCGTAATATGGAAAGAGATAAAGTAAAAACTCTTGCCGACGGGAGGATTTATTCTGGTAAGCAAGCTCTTGAATTAGGGTTAGTAGATGATCTAGGCAATATGGATTACGTCATCGATGTACTAAGAGAAGACATCGGAAGAGGCGAATTAGACGTTATAAAGTATGAAGTTCCTTTTAGTTTTCCAGGTTTTTTAACAATGACTACTCAAAATCTTGTTTTACGTCAACAAGACCCTCTTGGCTTAAAACAGTTATTAAGATATTCGAATTCACCAAGCTTAATGTATTTGTACAATATGGATTAG
- a CDS encoding RDD family protein, protein MDEQMIIGEKKMEIEQAHAYRFAGFWMRFWAYLLDLLVVASLNGIIVSPLLAISRVAEVKILFFSLEVILMVVVTFLYFLLLTKKWGQTIGKRVFGLKVISKNTRQLTWSSLIFREVIGRYILQAFALTYTLYVIIAFQKEKQGLHDMIGDTYVIHEEI, encoded by the coding sequence ATGGATGAACAAATGATAATTGGTGAAAAAAAAATGGAGATTGAACAAGCACATGCATACCGTTTTGCTGGTTTTTGGATGAGATTTTGGGCTTATTTATTGGACTTATTAGTTGTTGCTAGCTTAAATGGGATCATAGTTTCACCACTTTTAGCTATTAGCCGTGTTGCTGAAGTAAAGATCCTCTTCTTTTCTTTAGAAGTTATTCTTATGGTAGTTGTAACGTTCCTTTATTTTTTATTATTAACAAAAAAGTGGGGACAGACAATTGGAAAAAGAGTGTTTGGATTAAAAGTTATTAGTAAAAATACACGACAACTAACGTGGTCATCGCTTATTTTTCGCGAAGTGATCGGACGATACATCCTACAGGCTTTTGCCCTTACTTACACCCTTTATGTAATTATAGCTTTTCAAAAGGAAAAGCAGGGTTTACACGATATGATCGGTGATACGTACGTTATACATGAGGAAATATAA
- a CDS encoding DUF2953 domain-containing protein: MHWIWWVVISIVTSLVLLPFAKITVNLIYFHDQDNDELKIKISTFFGLASYRINVPVLKIDEDSASIIVKEEQHSAMGDTEKTEKFTPERILNDLRKVKDFLVHVVGFHKILKRLLGKMSITKFSWKSIVGLGDAALTGTLVGAVWGVKGSTLGLITNYMRLKVVPLIEVHPNFQRLTSHTELSCIISFRLGYAIIAGLQIVKHWKKRPRFKDENLYKHNGI; this comes from the coding sequence ATGCATTGGATTTGGTGGGTAGTAATTTCGATTGTAACTTCTCTCGTATTGCTTCCTTTTGCAAAGATTACTGTAAATTTAATTTATTTTCATGACCAAGATAACGATGAACTAAAAATTAAAATATCCACCTTCTTTGGCCTAGCCTCCTACAGGATTAATGTTCCTGTACTAAAAATTGATGAAGATTCTGCGTCAATTATCGTAAAAGAAGAACAGCATTCAGCAATGGGTGATACTGAGAAAACAGAAAAATTTACTCCTGAAAGAATTCTAAATGATCTTCGTAAAGTGAAAGATTTCTTAGTACATGTTGTAGGCTTCCATAAAATACTAAAAAGGCTTCTGGGGAAAATGTCGATCACTAAATTTTCTTGGAAAAGTATTGTTGGACTTGGTGATGCGGCTTTAACAGGAACGTTAGTAGGTGCTGTTTGGGGAGTTAAAGGAAGTACACTAGGTTTAATTACGAATTACATGAGATTAAAAGTTGTGCCTCTAATTGAAGTTCATCCCAATTTCCAAAGATTAACTTCCCATACTGAGCTATCATGTATTATTTCTTTCAGGCTAGGGTATGCTATAATCGCAGGTTTACAAATCGTCAAACATTGGAAAAAAAGACCAAGGTTTAAAGATGAAAATTTGTACAAACATAACGGTATCTAA
- the ytfJ gene encoding GerW family sporulation protein, whose translation MSEHPIQGLMKTAMENIKEMVDVNTIVGDPVETPDGSVIIPISKVGFGFAAGGSQFVIDKTTTGTEHKEHPFGGGSGGGVSITPIAFLIVSASGVKMVHLDENTHLYEKLMDFAPQVVEKIQQMMNGNKNQNQNQRQNNQPSTEVNITADKLDL comes from the coding sequence ATGTCAGAACATCCAATTCAAGGTTTAATGAAAACAGCTATGGAAAACATCAAAGAAATGGTTGATGTAAACACAATCGTAGGAGATCCAGTAGAAACCCCAGATGGAAGCGTTATTATCCCAATATCTAAAGTGGGCTTTGGATTTGCGGCAGGTGGTAGCCAATTTGTCATAGACAAAACAACTACTGGAACTGAGCATAAAGAACATCCATTTGGTGGTGGTAGTGGTGGAGGTGTATCGATTACTCCAATCGCATTTTTAATTGTGAGCGCATCTGGAGTGAAAATGGTACATCTAGATGAAAACACTCATCTTTATGAAAAATTAATGGACTTTGCACCACAAGTAGTTGAAAAAATTCAACAAATGATGAATGGTAATAAAAACCAAAATCAGAACCAAAGACAGAATAATCAACCATCAACTGAAGTAAACATAACTGCAGATAAATTAGATTTATAG
- the tpx gene encoding thiol peroxidase, with protein MANVTFKGNPITLLGNEVKVGDVAPNFTVLANDLTPVTLENLKGNVTVISVVPSLDTGVCDAQTRRFNEEAANLEDVNVLTISVDLPFAQKRWCGAAGIDKVQTLSDHRELSFGKAFGVAIAELRLLARAVFVLNAEGEIAYAQYVPEATDHPDYEAAVLAAKALV; from the coding sequence ATGGCAAATGTGACATTTAAAGGTAATCCAATTACATTATTAGGAAATGAAGTAAAGGTAGGAGACGTAGCTCCTAATTTTACAGTGCTAGCTAATGACTTAACACCAGTAACTTTAGAAAATTTAAAAGGAAATGTAACAGTTATTAGTGTTGTTCCATCGCTTGATACAGGAGTTTGCGATGCTCAAACACGTCGTTTTAATGAAGAAGCGGCAAATCTTGAAGATGTAAATGTTTTAACAATCAGTGTAGACTTACCATTCGCTCAAAAGCGTTGGTGCGGTGCTGCCGGGATTGATAAAGTTCAAACATTATCTGACCATCGTGAATTATCATTTGGTAAAGCATTTGGTGTTGCAATTGCAGAACTACGTTTGCTTGCCAGAGCCGTATTTGTATTAAATGCAGAAGGGGAAATTGCCTACGCACAGTATGTACCAGAAGCAACAGATCATCCAGATTATGAAGCGGCAGTCCTTGCTGCTAAAGCTTTAGTATAG
- a CDS encoding class I SAM-dependent methyltransferase, with protein sequence MVQKLDFETFFTKLDESTETIQSDCNLTYLESLIHTGKLLFLGDLNQPLSEIAHKKVKKAISDIHLDDLSKEEIRKTFQLAILKGMKEATQPNHAMTPDAVAMFMAYLVNKLTGKTDRFRILDPAVGPGNLLTAILNHSNKQIESFGVEPDETLLQLAYVNANLQQHKTELFHQDSLTDILVDPVDIVVADLPIGYYPNQENASRYRLKAEEGMSYTHHLMIEQSLNYTKESGFLLFLIPNFMFESTQAKQLHHYIKEHAHIYSLLQLPKSMFKEEKHAKSIFILRKKGAGVKGPNQALLAELPSFSNKHALSEMVTSINNWFDAYIN encoded by the coding sequence ATGGTACAAAAATTAGATTTTGAAACTTTTTTTACAAAACTGGATGAAAGTACTGAAACAATTCAAAGTGATTGTAATCTTACCTATTTAGAGTCACTTATACATACGGGGAAATTACTTTTTCTAGGAGATCTTAACCAGCCACTAAGTGAAATAGCACATAAAAAAGTAAAAAAAGCGATTAGTGATATTCATTTAGATGACTTATCAAAAGAAGAAATTAGGAAGACCTTTCAGTTGGCTATCTTAAAAGGAATGAAGGAAGCAACCCAACCAAATCATGCAATGACTCCTGATGCAGTTGCTATGTTTATGGCTTACTTAGTAAATAAATTAACAGGAAAAACAGACAGATTTCGTATTCTTGATCCAGCAGTTGGGCCAGGTAATTTATTGACAGCAATCTTAAATCATTCGAATAAACAAATTGAAAGCTTTGGTGTGGAGCCAGATGAAACATTGCTACAGCTTGCTTATGTAAATGCTAATTTACAACAGCATAAAACTGAACTCTTTCATCAAGACAGTCTAACAGATATTTTAGTTGACCCAGTTGATATTGTTGTGGCTGATTTACCTATCGGATATTACCCTAATCAAGAAAATGCTAGTCGCTATAGATTAAAGGCTGAAGAAGGTATGTCATATACCCACCATTTAATGATTGAACAATCATTAAACTATACTAAGGAAAGTGGATTTTTATTATTTTTAATTCCAAATTTTATGTTTGAATCAACTCAAGCCAAACAGCTTCATCATTACATAAAGGAGCATGCTCATATATACTCACTACTTCAATTGCCAAAATCTATGTTTAAAGAGGAAAAGCATGCAAAAAGTATTTTTATCTTAAGAAAAAAAGGTGCTGGAGTGAAAGGACCTAATCAAGCTTTATTAGCAGAACTACCATCGTTTTCAAACAAGCATGCCTTGAGTGAGATGGTAACAAGTATCAATAATTGGTTTGACGCATATATCAATTAA
- a CDS encoding acetate kinase codes for MAKIMAINAGSSSLKFQLLDMPKETVLTKGIVERIGLEDSIFQIEVNGEKQKETRDIPDHSEAVTILLEKLTGLGIIQSLDEIEGIGHRVVHGGEKFNDSVLITDEILKGIEEVSELAPLHNPANIVGIKSFLEVLPNVPAVAVFDTAFHQTMPEQSFLYSLPYEYYEDYGIRKYGFHGTSHKYVTERAAELLGRPVEQLRLISCHLGNGASIAAIEGGKSIDTSMGFTPLAGVTMGTRSGNIDPALIPFIMEKTGKTAAEVLDVLNKKSGMLALSGFSSDLRDIELQAEEGHERAELALEVFTSRIHKYIGSYAARMHGVDAVIFTAGIGENSDVIRARVLKGLEFMGIYWDPSLNQVRGKEAFLNYPHSPVKVMIIPTNEEVMIARDTVRLAQ; via the coding sequence ATGGCAAAAATCATGGCCATAAACGCTGGCAGTTCGTCACTGAAGTTTCAACTATTAGACATGCCTAAAGAAACAGTACTAACAAAAGGAATTGTAGAAAGAATTGGGTTAGAAGATTCTATTTTTCAAATAGAAGTGAATGGCGAAAAACAAAAAGAAACTCGAGATATTCCTGATCATTCTGAAGCTGTTACAATTTTATTAGAAAAATTAACTGGATTAGGAATTATCCAGTCTTTAGATGAAATCGAAGGAATTGGTCACCGTGTTGTTCACGGTGGCGAGAAGTTTAATGACTCAGTACTTATCACTGATGAAATATTAAAAGGAATTGAAGAAGTTTCTGAACTTGCACCACTTCATAATCCTGCTAATATTGTTGGGATTAAATCGTTTTTAGAAGTTCTTCCAAATGTTCCAGCGGTTGCAGTATTTGATACTGCTTTCCATCAAACAATGCCAGAACAATCTTTCCTATATAGTTTACCTTACGAATATTATGAGGATTACGGAATTCGTAAGTATGGTTTCCATGGTACGTCACATAAATATGTTACGGAGCGTGCGGCTGAATTATTAGGAAGACCGGTTGAACAATTAAGGTTAATCTCTTGTCATTTAGGTAATGGAGCATCTATCGCAGCAATTGAAGGTGGAAAATCAATTGATACATCAATGGGCTTCACACCACTTGCTGGTGTAACGATGGGAACGCGTTCAGGTAATATTGATCCAGCATTAATCCCATTCATTATGGAGAAAACTGGTAAAACTGCAGCGGAAGTTCTAGATGTTTTAAACAAAAAGAGTGGTATGCTAGCACTATCTGGCTTTTCAAGCGATCTTCGTGACATCGAGCTTCAAGCTGAGGAAGGTCACGAAAGAGCGGAATTGGCTTTAGAAGTATTTACTTCACGTATCCATAAATATATTGGTTCTTATGCTGCTCGAATGCATGGAGTAGATGCTGTTATTTTTACAGCTGGTATTGGTGAAAATAGTGATGTTATCCGTGCACGAGTATTAAAAGGTCTTGAGTTTATGGGCATTTATTGGGATCCATCTTTAAATCAAGTGCGTGGAAAAGAGGCCTTTTTAAACTATCCTCATTCACCAGTTAAAGTTATGATCATCCCGACTAACGAAGAAGTTATGATTGCAAGGGATACTGTACGTTTAGCACAATAA
- a CDS encoding 3'-5' exoribonuclease YhaM family protein — translation MKLITDAFEGDRLIGFFLIKDLQQKIAANGSEYFDLVLGDSSGTISAKLWDITDEHKETYAVKKIAKVDGIVTLFRNQKQLQIQRIRLSLPEDDIEIQSLVQKSDVSREELWQELRMFLEEIYSPTLNKLVKTILISKETRDALTTLPAGMKMHHAYYAGLLEHIVTLMQSAMQLFPIYPQLNKDLVLATCLLHDIGKTKELSDPISPEYTTEGELVGHIVLGIELINEAAREVGIPSHDEELLALKHCILSHHGDVDLGFGSAISGKLPEAIFFHYLDQIDAKLNAMKMSFKGNSEEWVYSPMLKRKIRNLNRE, via the coding sequence ATGAAATTAATTACAGATGCATTTGAAGGCGATCGACTAATCGGTTTTTTTCTTATTAAGGACCTACAGCAAAAAATTGCTGCAAATGGCAGTGAATACTTTGATCTTGTTTTGGGAGATAGTTCAGGTACTATATCTGCAAAGCTTTGGGACATAACAGATGAACATAAAGAAACTTATGCTGTAAAAAAAATTGCAAAGGTGGACGGTATTGTCACCCTATTTCGAAATCAAAAACAATTGCAAATTCAACGAATTCGTTTGTCACTTCCAGAAGATGACATAGAAATCCAAAGTCTCGTTCAAAAGTCAGATGTTTCAAGGGAGGAACTTTGGCAGGAATTAAGAATGTTTCTTGAGGAAATTTATTCTCCTACATTAAATAAGCTAGTAAAAACAATCCTCATCTCAAAAGAAACTCGCGATGCTCTAACAACATTACCAGCAGGAATGAAGATGCATCACGCCTATTATGCAGGGCTTTTAGAACATATTGTCACACTTATGCAAAGTGCGATGCAATTATTTCCTATCTACCCACAATTAAATAAAGATCTAGTTTTAGCTACTTGCCTCTTACATGATATTGGAAAAACAAAAGAACTGTCAGACCCAATTAGTCCGGAGTATACAACAGAAGGAGAGTTAGTTGGTCATATTGTCTTAGGGATAGAATTAATTAACGAGGCAGCTAGAGAAGTTGGAATACCTAGTCATGATGAAGAGCTTCTTGCATTAAAGCATTGTATTTTATCTCATCATGGAGATGTTGACCTTGGATTTGGTAGTGCAATTTCTGGAAAATTGCCTGAAGCTATCTTTTTTCATTACTTAGATCAGATTGATGCGAAGTTAAATGCGATGAAGATGTCGTTTAAAGGAAATTCTGAGGAATGGGTTTATTCTCCAATGCTTAAAAGGAAAATAAGAAACTTGAATAGGGAGTGA
- a CDS encoding EcsC family protein, translating to MELTGRKKAVMETIENWEQSYFIDDNKNSYYSLETSFNQTIEGWRPNLQEKLLKTVDSIIFHTHAIAQNSKYDKETTAKVLDLGRVFNEDINKISDMKLLTIDQLRFIANQHLAKQRLISLTQGGFSGIGGFFTVALDLPLMLTINLRSIQLTAMTYGYDLNKPYELMLALKVFHVATLPKTMQKEGWRHLLLELDQFEDEWLLFDEKNVYKSTVWLQQPIKQIGKGLLLFLIRKKMIQGVPLLGITVGAAANYFLAKQVSELAHHFYQKRFLLENK from the coding sequence ATGGAGTTAACAGGTCGGAAAAAAGCTGTAATGGAAACAATTGAAAACTGGGAACAGTCCTATTTTATTGATGACAATAAAAATAGCTATTATTCACTTGAAACTAGTTTTAACCAAACAATTGAAGGTTGGCGACCTAACCTTCAGGAAAAATTATTAAAAACGGTTGATAGCATTATCTTTCATACCCATGCAATTGCGCAAAATAGTAAATATGATAAGGAAACGACTGCAAAAGTTTTAGACTTAGGTCGGGTTTTTAATGAAGACATTAATAAAATATCTGATATGAAGTTGTTAACAATTGATCAACTACGTTTTATTGCCAATCAACATCTAGCAAAGCAAAGACTGATTTCATTAACTCAAGGAGGATTTTCCGGTATAGGAGGATTTTTTACAGTAGCTTTGGATCTACCCCTCATGCTTACAATAAACTTGCGTTCGATTCAATTAACGGCAATGACCTACGGTTATGATCTAAACAAACCATATGAATTAATGCTCGCGCTAAAAGTATTTCATGTTGCTACACTGCCAAAAACGATGCAAAAAGAAGGTTGGAGACACTTGTTGTTAGAACTTGATCAGTTTGAGGATGAATGGTTACTATTTGATGAAAAGAACGTATATAAATCTACAGTTTGGCTCCAACAACCAATAAAACAAATTGGGAAAGGGCTACTTTTATTTCTTATTCGAAAGAAAATGATACAAGGAGTTCCATTGTTGGGAATTACGGTTGGCGCAGCAGCTAATTATTTTTTAGCAAAACAAGTGTCGGAACTAGCCCATCATTTTTACCAAAAACGTTTTTTGTTAGAAAATAAATAA
- a CDS encoding alpha/beta fold hydrolase yields the protein MGFMNIAGSLIYYEDTRDGDEVLVCIHGFISSSICWHPILTHLSKRFRVIAFDLPGFGKTLASPGYKFTLKNLGVTTNQIVEQMGLRDVHLVGHSLGGQIALQAVKNNPSHYQKLFLIAASARRKRPPWLARLFCYFPYLDEAAYRFYFQDELVNIGISKVLAGGVGLEQEVLQPYIDTCKRIEVVQAVLKLGKDREDDMYEEDLQKITNETYLLWGREDQVVKITEGEFLHNNLKNSTLAIIEHCGHLPMEEYPTTVLHHLYSFFQPNYLNVTKFN from the coding sequence ATGGGGTTTATGAATATTGCTGGATCTCTTATTTATTATGAAGACACCCGAGATGGTGATGAAGTACTTGTTTGCATTCATGGCTTTATAAGTTCTTCGATTTGTTGGCACCCTATCTTAACTCATTTATCGAAGCGTTTTCGGGTAATTGCCTTTGACTTGCCGGGCTTCGGGAAAACTCTGGCTAGCCCAGGTTATAAGTTTACGTTAAAAAATCTAGGGGTGACGACGAACCAAATAGTGGAACAAATGGGTCTTCGGGATGTTCATTTAGTCGGTCATTCTCTTGGGGGGCAAATTGCACTGCAAGCTGTAAAAAATAATCCAAGTCACTATCAAAAGCTTTTCTTAATTGCAGCGTCTGCAAGGAGAAAGCGACCACCTTGGTTAGCCAGGCTTTTTTGTTATTTTCCATATCTAGATGAAGCTGCCTACCGCTTTTATTTTCAAGATGAACTTGTGAATATCGGCATATCTAAAGTTTTAGCTGGTGGAGTTGGACTCGAACAAGAGGTGCTACAACCATATATTGATACCTGTAAGCGCATAGAAGTTGTCCAGGCAGTATTAAAATTAGGGAAAGACCGTGAAGATGATATGTATGAGGAAGATTTGCAAAAAATTACAAACGAAACATATTTACTTTGGGGAAGAGAAGATCAGGTTGTGAAAATAACGGAAGGTGAATTTTTACACAATAACTTGAAAAATTCAACGCTAGCTATTATTGAACATTGTGGTCACCTTCCTATGGAAGAATATCCAACAACCGTGTTGCATCATCTATATTCATTCTTTCAGCCGAATTATTTGAACGTGACAAAATTTAATTAA
- a CDS encoding argininosuccinate synthase has protein sequence MSKKKVVLAYSGGLDTSVAIKWLGDQGYDVYAVCLDVGEGKDLQFIKEKAITVGAVQSYTVDATKEYAEEFVLTALQAHAMYEGKYPLVSALSRPLISKKLVEIANQIGADAVAHGCTGKGNDQVRFEVSIQSLNPDLEVLAPVREWGWSRDEEIEYAKTHNIPIPVNLDNPYSVDQNLWGRSCECGVLEDPWATPPEGAYELTVALENTPNEAEYVEIGFNEGVPVTLNGKAFELDHLILELNSIAGKHGVGRIDHVENRLVGIKSREVYECPGATTLLKAHKELEDLTLTKEVAHYKPVIEKKITEMIYDGLWFSPLMPALQAFLKETQKTVTGTVRVKLFKGHAIVEGRKSEFSLYDEKLATYSSDDEFDHSAAVGFIKLWGLPTKVHSMVTKKGVNQQ, from the coding sequence ATGAGTAAGAAGAAAGTAGTGTTAGCGTATTCTGGTGGATTAGATACATCTGTAGCAATTAAATGGTTAGGAGACCAAGGTTATGATGTATACGCTGTTTGTTTAGATGTAGGTGAAGGAAAAGACCTTCAATTTATAAAAGAAAAAGCAATAACTGTTGGTGCAGTTCAATCTTACACGGTTGATGCAACAAAAGAATATGCAGAAGAGTTTGTACTGACTGCTTTACAAGCACACGCAATGTATGAAGGCAAATATCCGCTTGTTTCAGCACTTTCTCGCCCACTAATTTCAAAAAAATTAGTTGAGATTGCAAATCAAATCGGTGCAGACGCTGTAGCCCACGGATGTACAGGAAAAGGAAATGACCAAGTACGTTTTGAAGTGTCAATTCAATCGTTAAATCCAGATTTAGAAGTATTAGCACCTGTACGTGAGTGGGGTTGGAGCCGTGATGAAGAAATTGAATATGCGAAGACGCATAACATCCCAATTCCAGTAAATTTAGATAATCCATATTCTGTTGACCAAAATCTTTGGGGCAGAAGTTGTGAATGTGGTGTTTTAGAAGATCCATGGGCAACACCACCTGAAGGCGCATATGAGTTAACGGTTGCTTTAGAAAATACACCTAACGAGGCAGAATATGTTGAAATCGGCTTTAATGAAGGTGTACCAGTGACGTTAAATGGAAAAGCATTTGAGCTTGATCACTTAATTTTAGAGCTTAATAGCATTGCAGGAAAACATGGTGTTGGACGAATTGACCATGTTGAAAATAGATTAGTAGGAATTAAATCACGTGAAGTGTATGAGTGCCCAGGTGCTACTACACTACTAAAAGCACATAAGGAATTAGAAGATTTAACATTAACAAAAGAAGTAGCTCATTATAAGCCAGTTATTGAAAAGAAAATTACCGAAATGATTTATGATGGCTTATGGTTCTCACCGTTAATGCCAGCTCTTCAAGCGTTTCTAAAAGAAACACAAAAAACAGTAACAGGAACTGTTCGTGTAAAACTGTTTAAAGGTCATGCCATTGTGGAAGGACGTAAATCTGAATTCTCACTATATGATGAAAAGCTTGCAACCTACTCATCTGATGATGAATTTGACCACAGTGCAGCAGTTGGATTTATTAAACTTTGGGGATTACCAACAAAAGTTCATAGTATGGTAACAAAGAAGGGAGTAAATCAACAGTGA
- the argH gene encoding argininosuccinate lyase yields the protein MTAKLWGGRFTKKAESWVDAFGASIGFDKELVKEDIQGSVAHIKMLGKCGIVPQADVEKIISGLGIILEKAEKGQLDYNVQNEDIHLNIEKFLIDEIGEVGGKLHTGRSRNDQVATDMHLYLRNQVKEMMESIKHLQEAILEQGKQHVETIIPGYTHLQRAQPISFAHHLMTYFWMLERDYERFHDSLKRINISPLGAGALAGTTFPIDREYTAELLGFDSIYENSMDAVSDRDFIVEFLSNSSMVMMHLSRFCEELILWSSQEFQFVEIDDAFATGSSIMPQKKNPDMAELIRGKTGRVYGNLFSLLTVLKGLPLAYNKDMQEDKEGMFDTVHTVKGSLQIFAGMIETMKVLGANMEKATNEDFSNATELADYLATKGMPFRAAHEVVGKLVLHCIQNKKFLLDLTMEEFKEASSLFEDNIYQVLEPKTVVARRNSAGGTGFEQVKVALTKAEMLISRK from the coding sequence GTGACAGCTAAACTTTGGGGCGGACGTTTTACAAAAAAAGCAGAAAGTTGGGTGGATGCCTTTGGGGCATCCATTGGCTTTGATAAAGAATTAGTTAAAGAAGATATTCAAGGGAGCGTTGCTCACATCAAGATGCTTGGTAAGTGTGGTATTGTTCCACAAGCAGATGTAGAAAAAATAATCTCTGGACTCGGGATTATTCTAGAAAAAGCCGAAAAAGGTCAACTGGACTATAATGTCCAAAATGAAGATATCCACCTGAATATTGAAAAGTTTTTAATTGATGAAATTGGCGAAGTTGGTGGAAAGCTTCACACTGGTAGAAGTCGAAACGATCAAGTAGCCACAGATATGCATCTTTACTTACGAAATCAAGTAAAAGAAATGATGGAATCAATTAAGCATCTTCAAGAAGCCATTCTTGAACAAGGTAAGCAACATGTAGAAACTATTATTCCTGGTTATACCCATTTGCAAAGGGCTCAACCAATTTCCTTTGCCCATCATCTAATGACTTACTTCTGGATGTTAGAGAGAGATTATGAGCGTTTTCATGATAGTTTAAAACGCATTAACATCTCGCCATTAGGAGCAGGTGCTCTTGCAGGGACAACATTCCCAATTGACCGTGAGTATACTGCAGAACTTTTAGGTTTTGATTCGATTTATGAGAACAGTATGGATGCAGTTAGTGATCGCGACTTTATTGTTGAATTTCTAAGTAACTCTTCAATGGTGATGATGCATTTATCACGTTTTTGTGAAGAACTTATCCTATGGTCAAGTCAAGAGTTTCAATTTGTCGAAATAGATGATGCTTTTGCTACGGGGAGTAGTATTATGCCTCAAAAGAAAAACCCGGATATGGCTGAATTGATCCGTGGAAAAACTGGCCGAGTTTATGGAAACCTGTTTTCATTACTAACAGTGTTAAAAGGTTTACCATTGGCTTATAACAAAGATATGCAAGAAGATAAAGAAGGCATGTTCGATACAGTTCATACTGTAAAAGGAAGCTTACAAATCTTTGCTGGAATGATTGAGACGATGAAAGTCTTAGGTGCAAATATGGAGAAAGCAACGAATGAAGATTTCTCTAACGCGACTGAACTTGCTGATTATCTAGCGACAAAAGGGATGCCATTCCGTGCTGCTCATGAGGTAGTAGGGAAACTAGTTCTCCACTGTATTCAAAACAAAAAGTTTTTACTAGACTTAACAATGGAAGAATTTAAAGAAGCTAGCTCACTGTTTGAAGACAACATCTATCAAGTGCTAGAGCCGAAAACGGTTGTTGCTAGACGTAACAGTGCAGGTGGAACTGGATTTGAGCAAGTAAAGGTAGCCCTTACTAAGGCAGAGATGTTAATTAGTCGAAAATAA